One region of Bactrocera neohumeralis isolate Rockhampton chromosome 5, APGP_CSIRO_Bneo_wtdbg2-racon-allhic-juicebox.fasta_v2, whole genome shotgun sequence genomic DNA includes:
- the LOC126758716 gene encoding uncharacterized protein LOC126758716: MGGRLTHLFARWFPKTEPELRVGMLGLDNAGKTTILYQLKLERNVEPVPTVGFNVENVRCGKMLLNIWDVSGDRPRTRTLWQHYNHNTRAIIFVIDATDMRRLPRAMDELRWLWCRPELSEAVYLLYANKQDLPGALGAEQLVTILQLQTLTQQWAIQECCAISGMGLSDGLQQLQQMLAHNRGKRLSATLSNKLF; encoded by the coding sequence ATGGGTGGTCGTTTAACGCATTTATTTGCACGTTGGTTTCCAAAAACTGAACCGGAATTGCGTGTTGGCATGCTAGGATTGGATAATGCTGGCAAAACAACCATTTTATATCAATTGAAATTGGAACGGAACGTTGAGCCGGTACCCACCGTTGGCTTCAATGTGGAAAATGTGCGTTGTGGTAAAATGTTGTTAAATATTTGGGACGTTAGTGGCGATCGACCACGTACACGTACATTGTGGCAACATTATAATCATAATACGCGTGCAATTATCTTTGTGATTGACGCAACGGATATGCGTCGCTTGCCACGAGCTATGGATGAGTTACGTTGGTTGTGGTGTCGCCCCGAATTGAGCGAAGCTGTCTACCTTTTATATGCTAATAAACAGGATTTGCCGGGCGCACTGGGTGCTGAACAGTTGGTCACAATACTGCAGTTGCAGACATTAACACAACAGTGGGCCATTCAAGAGTGTTGCGCCATCAGTGGTATGGGTTTAAGCGACGGCCTACAACAATTACAGCAAATGCTTGCGCATAACCGGGGCAAGAGACTTAGTGCAACATtatcaaataaattgttttaa